A genome region from Salvia splendens isolate huo1 chromosome 19, SspV2, whole genome shotgun sequence includes the following:
- the LOC121778789 gene encoding EPIDERMAL PATTERNING FACTOR-like protein 9, producing the protein MALWEKHLLLLAFLCAALLIQDATGSRVRTGHGREYVIASSGGIQDGSRRLLIGSVAPTCTYNECRGCRFKCRAEQVPVEGNDPINSAYHYKCVCHR; encoded by the exons ATGGCCCTTTGGGAGAAGCATTTGCTCCTCCTCGCCTTCCTCTGCGCAGCACTCCTCATCCAAG ATGCCACAGGGTCTAGAGTTCGAACGGGACATGGCAGAGAGTATGTTATTGCATCATCAGGAGGAATACAA GATGGCTCTAGAAGATTGCTGATTGGCTCGGTGGCACCAACGTGCACCTACAACGAGTGCAGAGGGTGCCGGTTTAAGTGCAGAGCCGAACAAGTTCCCGTTGAAGGCAATGATCCTATAAACAGCGCTTATCACTACAAATGTGTTTGTCACAGATAG